One Actinomycetota bacterium genomic window, CGCGCACCGTGCCGGAGCGCAGGAGGGGTTCCCTCTCCTTGTTGCTCACCCACCTGCGGAGGAGGGCAGGGAACCGCTTGGATCGGAGCGGGAGCCAGGGGCCTGGCTCCCACGCTGGTGAGCCGAACACGCGGTCGGCCTGGTCAACGAAGATGTTGAATCCCTTCGCCACGGTATCGAGAGAGATCGTTGGCCCAGCCGCTCGGCGAGCCGATGCCGGGAGCAGTTCCAGGGCCGCAAGAAGATCCTTGGGATCACCCTCACGATTACAGCTAACCCAGAGCTGATCGGCGGCTTGTGCCTTCACTGTCAGGTTGCAGTCCACGCTGTGGAGCGGGCAACCTCCCACGAACCACTCAGCCTCGCCGTACTCGAAGGGCTCCTGCCCTACCACGTTCCGGATTGCCTGGAAGACTTGCTTGAGGCTCAGGTGGACCGACCGGTCGACGCCCACGATGCGCCGTGACCGAGCGATATCGTCGTCGTTCCCCGTCATCAGAAGGACCTCCCGATATTCTCCGGGCTCTCGACGAATGACGGCTCGGGCGGATAGCGGGGACTCTTCGGCGGCTGGGATGTGGGAATGGCCATCCAGGCCTCTGCGGGTGCGGCGGTGCGAGATGGCCGGAGATGTTCGCCTCGGCGTCTCACGGCGACCTGCGTGCTTCTGCCTCGATCCACCGCTGGAGCTCGGCCCGTGGTATGAGCGCGGTGCGCCCCGAGCGGATGATACGGAGCCGGCCATCGCGGATCGCTGAATATAGGAGGTCCCTCGGGATTCCCGTCTCGCGAGCGGCGGCCCGAACTCCACGGAACACAAGGGGCTCTCCCACGCTCAGCCCTCGACGGCGCAAACATCCTGGGGCGTCGGAGCCGCCCGAGGGGGACAGCATGGGACCTTTTCATCCTGCCTACATGGCCGGGCCATTGCCTCGCCCCAGGTCGCACGGTATCATGTCCCATTATATGTGGCGTGATAACAAGCCCTAAGAGTGATATGGACGAAGAAGACATCCGAAGTAAGGCCGAGCGAAGGCTTGGCCGGAGGATCCATCCTGCCATTTGGCAACATCTAGTCGAAGAGAGTTGGCCAGATCAGATCCGCCAGGATGTGGAGCGCGGTGGAAGCTTCACGCGCTTGATGGATGAGTTCGTCCGGGCGATCCGGCGCCTAGAAACAACGACCGCAGAAGCGAGCAAACGCAACGCCCAGGCAAGCCCCAAAGCGCGACAAGACATTCCACCGGACGATCGCCATCGGGCCCTCACCCGAATCCTGGCGATCGAGGCAGCTCGCTTGCCCGGAGTCTCCGCGTTCCGTCGAGATGAACTCGATGGCGTCCTCGTGAAAGAGGAGGACGTAGGGGAGTGGCTGCGAGAGCACGGGGACACCGAGCAGATATGGCACGACCCTGAGCTGGGGCTCTTTTGGCATCCGCCAGGCGAGGGCCCAGTAATCGTGACTGAGGGCTGGAACTCGGGGCCGCTCCAGCGGCTAAGAGAGCTTGCCAAGAAACTCTCGGACCAATGCTCGTGGACCGAGCGAGGGGCCGTGCTGTTCATCCTGGCTGGCCGTACTCCATGGCTTCCGCTGGCCACGGTCGAGACCTACTGGCGTTCTGACGGTGAGCCGCGGTGGCTCTTCCCAGCCCAGCGAACCGTTCGGTTGGAGGTGAACGTCCGAATGAGCCCCCGGGAGGTCGCCGCCATCTATTCCGAGGCCCGCACAGAGATGGCCGCTAACGATCGGGACCGGGCCATTTCCGAGAAGCATGCGGAACTCGGAGTCTTCGCTGCGGAGCGAAACGACGGTCGCACTTGGGAGGAGGTTATGGCCGACTGGAACAGGCGCTGTCCCCAAGATGCATATGCGGATGTACGTCTGTTCAGTCGAGATTGCCGCCAAGCCTACAGGCGGATCACCGGATCGGCTCTCTCTTGGGCAGGACGGCGCCGGGGTTCGGGAGACCACCCCGTCACTCCCGAGAATCTCGGACCTACCCATCCGAAGCGAGGCGGGTCACCGGGTGGCCAGAGCAACGACAGCTTCGCTTCTGGAGCGCCCTGGTGAGGCACATGCCACGGGTCCACGACGGCCGGGCCTGAGAGAGGGGAGTCAATGATTCAGCAGCGAACCGATGCGCGCGGCCGGGCGTCCTATCGTGCCCGTGTGAAGGTCAAGGACGACGCCGACCGGTGGACCGTCGTGTATGGAGGGTGGACCCGGCTCAACGCTAGAGCCCAGCGCGATGAACGTCAGTTGCTCGGGCGGCGGGACGCCGGGTCCCTCGCGTCGGCGCGGGGAATCACCCTGGGGACGTACTTGGAGCGGGAATGGCTTCCGGCGGTGGTGAAAGTATCCAAGCGTGGTCGGCCGCTCGCCCCCACCACGCAGGCTCGGTACGAGCAGGCGGTCCGGCGCATCACGATCAGCATCGGCAAGGTCCGGTTGGCGGAGCTCCGAGCCTCCCACGTCGAGCGACTTCGCGAGGAGTTGCTCGCTTCGGGGCGGCTTGCTCCCCAGACTGTCAGCGACATCCTCAGGGTCCTCGCGCAAGCGTTGGCGAAGGCGACGGCCCGGGGGCTGATCGGGCGGAACCATGCCGACGCGGCTATCGTGAACCGTCCTGCGAGTGAGCCGTCGAGGTTCGCCGTCGTCACACCGGAGCTTGGCAAGCGGATACTCCGAGCGGCCCGGAGCGCGGACCCATGGGACGTTGCTGCTCACCTAGCTCTGGGCATGTCTCTGCGCCGCGAGGAGGTCCTCGGACTGGGATGGGAGCACGTCGACCTTGAGGCAGGAATCCTGCGGGTTCGCCGGACCCTCACGTATGCGGGTCGGGCGCTTCATTGGGGTCCTCCAAAGTCGGCCGCGGGGAAACGGGACCTTCCCGTCCCAGGATTCGTCGCGGAGGCGCTGCGGCGCCATCGAGCCGCACAGTTGAGGCGCCGGCTCCTCCTTGGCGAGTCCTGGCCGCTCGAGGGGGCCATCGACGACCTCGTGGTGGACAAGGGGGACGGCGGGCCGTGGCTTCCCCCCAGCTTCTCGACCTACTGGGCCCGGTGGGCCGAGGACCAGGGTTTTGGCGAAGTCACCTTCCATGGCCTACGCCACGGGACGGCCACCCTTCTGCTCGCGGCCGGAGTGCCGGACCGAGTCGTCATCGAGATCATGGGGCATGCCGACACCCGCATCCTGCGCCGCTACCAGGAGGTCGTCCCCGAGCTGCTCGCCGACGCCTCGGCGCGCCTCGAGGCCTTGCTCGCCGACTGACAGGGGTTCCACCACGGGGTTCCACGCGGGGCCAGGTTCACGGCCTTCCCTTGGAAACGCTGGTCAGCGCAAGTAGTCCCAACGGGATTTGAACCCGTGTCTCCACCTTGAGAGGGTGGTGTCCTGGGCCACTAGACGATGGGACCTCGGGGGGCGGCCGGGGCCGCCGAAGGCTTAGTGTACCGAAGCCTCCGCTCAGCCCTCCGGCGCGAACATGTAGCCGATCCGGGCCGCCAAGGTGTGGTCCCCCTCGACGCCGAGCCTGCCCTCCATGAGCGCGAGGCCGGGCTGGATCTCCTGGGACAGGATCCGCCCGAACGTGGGGACGCTCATCCGAAGCGTGACCACCGGCGCCGGCGCGGACCCGGGCATGGCCTCGGCGCGGCCGTCCTGGACCCGGACCACCCAGCGGTGGATGACCCGCTCGCCCTCCAGCTCGTACTGGATGTCGCCGCGGAACCCGTCAGCCCGCTCCGGGTGGAACGAGCGCTCCACGCCCCGGAAGATGGCCCGCATCCCCACCCGGTTCCCGATGATCCGCTCGATCTGGCGGTCGGAGCGGCCTCGCAGCAGGGCCCGGAACGCCTCCTCGCCGCGCCCCCGCAGGCGCTCGCGCACCCCGGCCCCAGGCGCCGCCTCCGACTCCATGGCCGCTTCAGGGCCCTCGGTAGCGAGGAAGGGCTCGCCCTGGGAGGTGACCAGGTAGGCCGGGTCGGCGACGCGGGCCGGTTCGCGCCGGGCCAGGGCCCGGTCGACGGCTTCGGCCAGGCGGTCGCGCTTCGCCGCGTCCCGGTCCTCCGCTTCCCCGGCGAACCGCGGCAACACCTCCTTCGCGAACAGCTCCAGCGACTCGCAGATGTGCTCGTGGCGGTTCCGCCCGGCCTGGGACACGAAGATGACCTGGTCCACGCCTGCGGCCTCGTACCGGGCACACAGGTCGGCGACCTGGGAGGGCGTGCCGACGGCGCCCCGCAGCGATCCCAGCTCCTGCTGCAACAGCTTCACGGCGAGTGGCGCGTCCTCCGCACGGATCAACTCGCGAGCGAACCCATACGACGCGCGGTTCCGTTCGAACTCCTCGTACACGTGGGTGTGGCCCGGCCGGTGCTGCCCGAAGACGTAGTAGTGGGCCAGCGAGTACCCGAAGAAGTGGCCCCCGTCGATGCCCCGGTCGATGGCGGTCTGCTCGTCCTGGTGGCACATGAACGGCACCACCACGGCCACGTTCGGGTTGACCGAGAATCCCGCCGGGACGCACTGGTCGGAGGCGATGGTCTCGTAGTAGGCGTCCACCCACTGCTTCGCGTCCTCGGGCTCCACGAACGAGAACGACAGCGCGCCCAGGCCCTTACGGGCGGCCAGCACGATGGTGTCGCGGCGGCTGCACGCCATCCACAGCGGCGGATGGGGCTTCTGGAAGGGTTTGGGGACGACGTTGCGGGGCGGCATCCGGATCCACCGCCCCTGGTAGCCGGCGAACGGGTCCTCCACGAACATCCGCGTGATCGCGTCGAGGGCTTCCTCCCACTGGGCGCGCTTGTCCTCCCGCGACACCCCGAACCCGCCCAGCTCCATCTGCGACGAGGACTCGCCGGTGCCGAACTCCACCCGGCCGCCGGAGACCAGATCGAGCGTGGCGATGCGTTCGGCGACCCGGGCGGGGTGGTTGTAGCCCGGCGGGAGTTGCACGATCCCGTGCCCCAGGCGGATCCGCCGGGTCCGCTGGCTGGCCGCGGCCAGGAACACCTCGGGGGCGCTGGAGTGGGAGTACTCCTCTAGGAAGTGGTGCTCCACCTCCCACACTAGGTCGAACCCCAGCCGGTCGGCCAGCTCGACCTGCTCGAGGGCGTCCCGGAGCAGATTGGCCTCGGCGTCCTCCTCCCAGGGGCGCGGAAGCTGATGCTCGTAGAACAGCCCGAACCGCATCACCCGCGCCTTTCGGATCGCCGTCCCGGAGCCGAACACTACTACGGCCGCCGGCCCTGCCGAGGTCGCCCGCCGGCCTTCCCGCTCGGCTTCCTCAAGGGGGTCGAGCGGGGAACCGATGCTGGAAGCAAGGCCGGACGGAAGGTTCGGCCCAGCCTTCGGCTGAGGAGTCGTATGAGCCAAGAGGATCTCGCCGGGCCGGCCGGCCGGCCGGCCGGCGAGCAAGCGCGTGCCGGCGCGGCGCTGGCTTCCCCGTACACGCCCTCCCAGGCGCCGCAACGCCCCGACGATCCCCGGACCATGGAGCAGGCCGGCGAGCCGCAGATGGTCAAGGAGGCGGCGATCCCGGCCCGTTCCGTGGTCGACGACTTCGAGGAGCGGGGGGCGGCCCGGCCGGACGGACAGCAGCCCTGGGACCCCGGGCTGGCCATCGCCGAGCTGCTGGAGACCGTGCTCGACCGGGAGGCCTCCGACCTGCACCTGCTGGCGGGGACCCCTCCACTGATCCGTGTCAACGGCGATCTCGAGGCGCTCACCAGCTACGGCGTGCTGGGCCCGAACGACGTGAAGCAGCTCATCCACGCCATCCTCACCGAGTCCCAGCGCGAGCGCCTGGTCGAGGACCTGGAGCTCGACTGCGCCTACTCCCTGCGGGGCCGAGGCAGGTTCCGGGTCAACGTCTACTACCAGCGGGGCTCGATGAGCGCCGCGTTCCGGCTCATCCCTTACGGGATCAAGACCGTCGAGGAGCTGGGGCTGCCTCCGGTGGTGTCCGAGCTGGCCAGGCTTCGGCGCGGCCTGGTGATCGTGACGGGGCCGACCGGTTCCGGGAAGTCGACGACCCTGGCCGCCATGGTGGACATCGTGAACCAGGAGCGGCTGGCGCACGTCCTCACGGTGGAGGACCCCATCGAGTTCCTCCACCGCCACAAGAACTCGGCCGTCTCCCAGCGGGAGGTCGGCTACGACACCCACGGGTTCGCCCCGGCGCTCAAGCACGCGCTGCGGCAGGACCCCGACGTGATCATGGTCGGCGAGATGCGCGACCTCGAGACCATCGCCACCGCCATCAGCGCCGCCGAGACCGGGCACCTGGTGTTCGCCACCCTGCACACCCAGGACGCGGCCCAGACGGTGGACCGGATCATCGACGTGTTCCCCGCCTACCAGCAGCAGCAGATCCGGGTGCAGCTGTCGATCACGCTCCAGGGCGTGATGGCGCAGCAGCTCGTCCCCACGGCTGACGGCGCCGGCCGGGTGGTGGCGTGCGAGGTGCTCGTGGTCACGCCCGCCATCCGGAACCTCATCCGCGAGGGCAAGACGCACCAGATCTACTCGGCGATCCAGTCGGGGCGGAAGTTCAGCATGCACACCATGGACTCCTGTCTGGCCGACCGCGTGGTCGAGGGCGTGATCACCGAGGCCGCCGGGCTGCTGGCCGCGCACGACCCGGACATGTTCACGCGCCTGCTGGGCTCGGCGGCCAGGCCCGCGGCCATGGGAAGCCAGGCCGGAGGCGGCTACGGCGGAGGGACGTACCAGCCGCCGGGCCACCCGGGCGGCGGCCAGGGTCTCCAGGGCAGTGATGAGGCCTCGCCGGCGGGCGGCCAGAGCCAGGACTCCTGATCCGCACTACGCTCGGTGGGTGAGCCTGGAGCGGGTCTCCCGGGACAAGCAGCGAATCCGTGAGCGGGTTTGGGCTGCCCTGGAACAGGCCGGCGCGGCCCGGTTCCCAGGAGCGAGCGGCCGCATCCCCAACTTCGTGGGGGCGGAGCGCGCCGCCGAGACGCTGGCGACGCTTCCTGAATGGCGCGAGGCTCGGGTGATCAAGGCCAACCCCGACGCTCCGCAGCTGCCGGTGCGGGCTCGAGCCCTGGCCGAGGGGAAGGTCCTGTACATGGCGGTGCCCCGCCTGCGGGAGGAGAAGCCGTTCCTGCTGCTCGACGGCACCCGGCTGGGGACGGCCCCTCGCCGGGCCGCCTCCATCCGAGGCGCAGCGTCGGCCGGGAGGGCCGTCGGCATCGACGAGGTCGAACGGGTGGACCTCGTGGTGTGCGGGACCGTGGCCGTCAACCGGCGGGGGGCGCGGGTGGGCAAGGGCGGGGGGTTCTCCGACCTCGAGTTCGCGCTGCTGGCGGAGGCCCGGCGGATCGACGGCGCGACCTCCATCGTCACCACGGTGCATCCGCTCCAGGTGATGGAGGAGGACCTGCCCGAGACCGAGCACGACTTCCGGGTGGACCGCATCGTCACTCCCGACGAGGTGATCCGGTGCCGGCGGGTCCGGCGGCCCCGCGGCATCCTGTGGGAGCACCTGTCCGAGGACAAGATCTCGGAGATCCCGGCCCTGCGGTCGCTGCGGGGCTGATGCCGCGGGCGCTCAGCCCGCCGTGCGGAACCCGCGGCCCGACTTTTTCCCCAGGAACCCCGCCCGGACCATGTGCTCCAGCAACGGCGCCGGCGCGTAACCGGGCTCGCGGAGCTCCGCGTGCAGCGAGCGGACGATGGACAGCGTGACGTCGAGCCCCACCAGGTCCACCAGCGCCAGCGGCCCGATGGGGTGGTTGCAACCCAGGGTCATGGCCACGTCGATGTCCTCCGTCGTGGCGTAGCCCTCCTCCACCATCCGCACGGCATCGTTCAGGTACGGGAACAGCAGCCGGTTCACGATGAACCCCGACCGGTCCCGGCACAACACCCACGACTTCCCCAGGCGTTCCACCAGCGCGACGGCGGTCGACAGCACGGAACCGGCGGTGGCCACCGTGGGGACCAGCTCGACCAGCTTCATCACCGGCACGGGGTTGAAGAAATGGATCCCCAGGACCCGGTCGATGCGGCCGGTCTCGGCGGCCAGGTCGATGACGGGAAGCGACGACGTGGCGGTGGCCAGGATGGTGGTCTCCGGCGTGGCCGCGGCCAGGTCGCGGAAGATCCCCTTCTTGATCTCCAGGTCCTCGGCGACGGCCTCCACCACCACCTCGCACGGGCCCAGGTCGGCCAGCTCGGTGGTCAGCGAGATCCGTCCCAGGAGCCCGTCGCGGTCCTCGGCCGAGAGCTTCCCCTTCTCCATGGCCCGGCCGGTGGACCGGTCCACGGCGGCGCGGGCCCGTCCGATGGACTCCTCCGACCGCCCCCAGCACACCACCTCGAGGCCCGCCCGGGCCGCGACCTCGACCATCCCGGAGGCCACGACGCCCGTCCCCACCACGCCCATCCGGGTCACCTCGGCCTCGGCCGCCGGGAGGTCGTGCCCGGGCCGGCCGTCACGCTGGCTGGCGCCGTCCTCTGCGTACGAGTAGATGCCGCGACCGGCCTTCCTGCCGGTGAAGCCCGCCGTCACCAGCTGGCGGAACACGGGGGAGGGAACGTAGCGGGTGTCGGCGAACTGGTGGTGCAGCGACTCCAGGACCTGCATGCAGGCGTCCAGGCCGATCAGGTCCACGAGCTCCAGCGGGCCCATGGGATGGCCCGCTCCGAGCCGCATGGCGGCGTCGATGTCCTCCCGCGTGGCGTGGCCGGAGTCGAGCAGCTCCACGGCCTCGTTCAGGTAGGGGAACAGCAACAGGTTCGCGATGAACCCGGCCCGGTCCCGGCAGGCCACCACGGTCTTGCCCAGGGACTCGGCGAAGCGGCGCGCCCCCGCCAGGACGTCCGGCGCCGTGGCCACGGTCTCGACCAGCTCCACCAGCCGCATGACCGGGGCGGGATTGAAGAAGTGCAGGCCGACCACCTGCTCCGGCCTGGCGGAGACGGCGGCGAGCTCGATGACCGGCAGGGAGGACGTGTTCGTGGCCAGGATGGCGTCGGGCCGGCACACCGACTGGAGCTCGGCGAACACTTGTCTCTTGCTCTCCAGCCGTTCCGGCACGGCCTCGACGACCAGGTCGGCGGCCTGGAGGTCGGAGGGGTCCGCCGTCAGGCTGATGCGCTGGAGGACGGCGTCTCGCTCGGCGGCGTCGAGCCGGCCCTGGGTCACGGCCCGGCCCAGCGAGTCCTCGATGCGGGAGCGGCCGGCCTTCAGGTGCGTCTCGTCCAGCACCCGAACGATGACGCCGCACCCGGATCGGGCCGAGGCCTCCGCGATGCCCGAGCCCATGGTCCCGCACCCCACCACCCCGACCGTGCGGACGGCACCCTCGTCTTCCGGAATGTCGATCCTCCTCGGGCCGAACCACCCGGATGTATCTATCCCGTCACATCGCCCCAGGCAAACCGAGCTCGGAAGGCGGGGGAGGCCTCAGACGCCGACCATGGCCCGGATGGATTCCTTCAGCGAGCCCATGGTGGCCAGCACGGCGGTCGGCTCGTATCCGCAGTGGGCCATGCAATTCTGACACTTCGGGTTCCCGCTCTGGCGGCCGTACTTGGACCAGTCCGTGGTCTCGATGAGCTCCCGGTAGGTGGTCGTGTAGCCGTCCGACATCAGGTAGCAGGGCCGCTGCCACCCGAAGATCGAGTACGACGGGATCCCCCACGGCATGCACGGGAAGTCGACCTTCCCCTCCAGGAAGTCCAGGTACAGCGGCGTGTGGTTGAGGCGCCACCTCTTGCGCCTGCCGCCGGCGAA contains:
- a CDS encoding site-specific integrase, producing MKVKDDADRWTVVYGGWTRLNARAQRDERQLLGRRDAGSLASARGITLGTYLEREWLPAVVKVSKRGRPLAPTTQARYEQAVRRITISIGKVRLAELRASHVERLREELLASGRLAPQTVSDILRVLAQALAKATARGLIGRNHADAAIVNRPASEPSRFAVVTPELGKRILRAARSADPWDVAAHLALGMSLRREEVLGLGWEHVDLEAGILRVRRTLTYAGRALHWGPPKSAAGKRDLPVPGFVAEALRRHRAAQLRRRLLLGESWPLEGAIDDLVVDKGDGGPWLPPSFSTYWARWAEDQGFGEVTFHGLRHGTATLLLAAGVPDRVVIEIMGHADTRILRRYQEVVPELLADASARLEALLAD
- a CDS encoding LLM class flavin-dependent oxidoreductase, coding for MRFGLFYEHQLPRPWEEDAEANLLRDALEQVELADRLGFDLVWEVEHHFLEEYSHSSAPEVFLAAASQRTRRIRLGHGIVQLPPGYNHPARVAERIATLDLVSGGRVEFGTGESSSQMELGGFGVSREDKRAQWEEALDAITRMFVEDPFAGYQGRWIRMPPRNVVPKPFQKPHPPLWMACSRRDTIVLAARKGLGALSFSFVEPEDAKQWVDAYYETIASDQCVPAGFSVNPNVAVVVPFMCHQDEQTAIDRGIDGGHFFGYSLAHYYVFGQHRPGHTHVYEEFERNRASYGFARELIRAEDAPLAVKLLQQELGSLRGAVGTPSQVADLCARYEAAGVDQVIFVSQAGRNRHEHICESLELFAKEVLPRFAGEAEDRDAAKRDRLAEAVDRALARREPARVADPAYLVTSQGEPFLATEGPEAAMESEAAPGAGVRERLRGRGEEAFRALLRGRSDRQIERIIGNRVGMRAIFRGVERSFHPERADGFRGDIQYELEGERVIHRWVVRVQDGRAEAMPGSAPAPVVTLRMSVPTFGRILSQEIQPGLALMEGRLGVEGDHTLAARIGYMFAPEG
- a CDS encoding type IV pilus twitching motility protein PilT; amino-acid sequence: MSQEDLAGPAGRPAGEQARAGAALASPYTPSQAPQRPDDPRTMEQAGEPQMVKEAAIPARSVVDDFEERGAARPDGQQPWDPGLAIAELLETVLDREASDLHLLAGTPPLIRVNGDLEALTSYGVLGPNDVKQLIHAILTESQRERLVEDLELDCAYSLRGRGRFRVNVYYQRGSMSAAFRLIPYGIKTVEELGLPPVVSELARLRRGLVIVTGPTGSGKSTTLAAMVDIVNQERLAHVLTVEDPIEFLHRHKNSAVSQREVGYDTHGFAPALKHALRQDPDVIMVGEMRDLETIATAISAAETGHLVFATLHTQDAAQTVDRIIDVFPAYQQQQIRVQLSITLQGVMAQQLVPTADGAGRVVACEVLVVTPAIRNLIREGKTHQIYSAIQSGRKFSMHTMDSCLADRVVEGVITEAAGLLAAHDPDMFTRLLGSAARPAAMGSQAGGGYGGGTYQPPGHPGGGQGLQGSDEASPAGGQSQDS
- a CDS encoding 5-formyltetrahydrofolate cyclo-ligase, whose product is MSLERVSRDKQRIRERVWAALEQAGAARFPGASGRIPNFVGAERAAETLATLPEWREARVIKANPDAPQLPVRARALAEGKVLYMAVPRLREEKPFLLLDGTRLGTAPRRAASIRGAASAGRAVGIDEVERVDLVVCGTVAVNRRGARVGKGGGFSDLEFALLAEARRIDGATSIVTTVHPLQVMEEDLPETEHDFRVDRIVTPDEVIRCRRVRRPRGILWEHLSEDKISEIPALRSLRG
- a CDS encoding 3-hydroxybutyryl-CoA dehydrogenase, producing MGSGIAEASARSGCGVIVRVLDETHLKAGRSRIEDSLGRAVTQGRLDAAERDAVLQRISLTADPSDLQAADLVVEAVPERLESKRQVFAELQSVCRPDAILATNTSSLPVIELAAVSARPEQVVGLHFFNPAPVMRLVELVETVATAPDVLAGARRFAESLGKTVVACRDRAGFIANLLLFPYLNEAVELLDSGHATREDIDAAMRLGAGHPMGPLELVDLIGLDACMQVLESLHHQFADTRYVPSPVFRQLVTAGFTGRKAGRGIYSYAEDGASQRDGRPGHDLPAAEAEVTRMGVVGTGVVASGMVEVAARAGLEVVCWGRSEESIGRARAAVDRSTGRAMEKGKLSAEDRDGLLGRISLTTELADLGPCEVVVEAVAEDLEIKKGIFRDLAAATPETTILATATSSLPVIDLAAETGRIDRVLGIHFFNPVPVMKLVELVPTVATAGSVLSTAVALVERLGKSWVLCRDRSGFIVNRLLFPYLNDAVRMVEEGYATTEDIDVAMTLGCNHPIGPLALVDLVGLDVTLSIVRSLHAELREPGYAPAPLLEHMVRAGFLGKKSGRGFRTAG